AAATGTATAAGTTTGTGGTAGCCATGAAATTTCTAGTACTATGATAGTTTATAAAACATGTGTTTAGTTTGAGATGTAATTGTTGTATAGTTTATACGATGCATTGAAAAAATATACCTTTGAAATTTATCATTTACATATGAAAATATTCCGATACCTTCTAGAGTTATTATATTACTTTTGActattcatttttttagtataacaattCTAAGGTATAGAGATTTGAATTTCAATCTCAAATGGAGTATATGTCTATTATCGTTGAACTATGCTTATGTTAGTTATCTATGGTTTTGTTGTCAATATTGATAGcgagatttcaattttatgaatATGTAGATGAATATAACGATTATCGAAAAATATTTCTAtgataaaaaaatgtataaaaatgattgaaattagtaattaagttatttttacttttagttATAATATCTTTTTAATAGTATCCATATTCATATTTGAGTTCGATAGATGAGATGTCTTTAAAGTTTTATATGTATTTATAAAGAATTTCAGAGATATCAATTAATCCTTGATGTTGAACTCTTTGATTTACGATCCTTGACCTCGTTATCTTACGCTCCAATTTATAGATATTGACATATATAGATATTTGATGTTTCAATCCATGCTAATGAAGTAAAAACAAGaggacatctaattttgattctGGTAACCCCTGTTTTGTGTAATTCTTCCCAAATTTTATGACATTGATTTAATAGATTACCAGCAACGACTTCCCAAATGCATATAATTTCAATGGTGATTTGATCAACTAAGATGATTTGTTtaaaacaacaaaccaacaaaaatACTACTATTCATTTGTTTCATTCTATTTTGTCTTGGAACTATTTTGAAAAACCATTCTatcaaaacaattttaaaattcaaaaaaccatatttcattcaattttGGTTTAAGATGTTGATGGCTACCATACAAGATCTCAATTTCACAAAAATATCGATATAGTATCTACgtttttttaaaacaagttagaatgattatcatttatattatattcatgtTAATGTCGTTTaatttttcatgtttcatgatttttttcttcGACATAATGAAAATGTTGATTCAATTCTCACGTCGATATTGTAAAATAGCGATAAAAACATTCACAACTACAACCACCTCgaagaaagataagtattatcCAATGCAAACAAGCCtagatttgagaaaattatGGATAAgtttgatttaatattaaaaatgaaaatagaaagaTGGGACCAGTTGCCAATCGAATGTCGCCACATCATCCCATCCTCCACGTGGATTTTGTCTTCCTCTCCTATCATTCCTCTCTTATCAACTTAAACAATAATCATAATACAGACAAAGAAGAAAGAGTTGATGAAAGATGAAGCTTGCATTGATATACAAGGAAGTATATACATGTTAGATTGTGATCaccattgaaaaaaaataaaaataagagacaaaaaagctaaaagaaaaaaaaaaaagcttcccTCAACCTCTGATGAGCTTTTTGCTCAGCAGGGTGGTTGTTTCTTCCACAAAGTACTCAAATTAGTCAAactttacactttttttttgttgtttaaacCCCTATATCACAAAACTCCCCTTTCATTCTGTTTTGAACAGCTTTCACTGCAGCAACTCTAGCAGCATTAGCCGCTCTATTTGCAGCTACTACTGCCTTGTTCACCTCGTCGTCCACCGGCTCGATCTTAATCGCATTCTCTGCCGTCTTCCGAGCAGCCTAATGGAGTGTTATTGTAAACTAAATCAGCATAAGAATTGGCAACAGAAAAACAGCAGCTATATGAACAAACTTATCACAGTTACCTGTACTGCTCCAAGGACTAAATCAGTAAGGGGGGGAAGAGGGTTCTTGAGATGACCGGCATCCCATTCGCCACATCGACTCTCGATGTTTCGGAATGTGTACATGCCGAAACCTTGCTTCTGCCCTTCATGCCATGATCCTTCATAACAATGCCCATTGGCAAAGTGATACACACCAAATCCATGTATTTTGTCCCCAAAATACTCCCCTGCATATCTATCTCCATTCCTGAATAGTATATACCAATCATCCAAATCAAATTTAGAGATATCATTAATATCATTAGACACTCAATCAATCATTTTAGAGATATCTCATAAACATTGAATTGAACAACTACAACCAGATCCAATCCAGAATGAATGGCTAAAGAGAAACTAGACATAATGATGTATAAAAGAGAAGATGGAGATTCCCCAAGAAACATTTAAGATCATGTACTCTAAAAGGTCAAATGACAAATAAACATCAAACAAAAGTAATGGCAACTCAAATGTAGAGTTAAAGAGTTCACCTAAAATGGTAACAGCCAAGGCCGTGCTTAGCGCCATGCTTGAACTCGCCCACATAACAGCTGCCATCAGAGCAAGTTTGTATACCAATCCCATGGCTCTGTCCATTATACCATTCCCCTGCATAAGAATCCCCTGTGTAGAACCTATAAACCCCAAATCCATGCCTCAAACCCTGCCTGTATTGGCCTCTGTACCGGCTTCCTCTTGCCCAGCTCTCAATTCCATACCCATCGTATCGGCCGTCGATCCAATCCCCTTCATACCTTCCATTCGCGAAGTAATTGTAAACCCCACTTCCATTGCTCTTCCCTTTATGAAACTCACCTTCGTAGAAATCCCCATTACTGTAGAACTCGACCCCTTCTCTGATAATTTGCCTCTTCTTCTTGGTTTCCAAATTGGGGTTCGGACTACCAATAAACCATTTCACCGGCTTCGCATTGCTACTCGAAAACCCAAACCGTCGCGCATTTTCATCCCATGATTGTTTCAAAATCGAAACCGTCTGCTGGATTAAACCCTTGTTTTTGTTGGCGAAGAAGAGCGCAATCGCGACGAAAACCAACGCCAGTAGAAGATTCTCCGAAGTCGCAATCTCTTCCTTCCGTGtataaaagaagaaacagaagcAAGAAATGGAGGAGAGAGTGAAACAAGCAAGCAAAGCCAAACCCATAACAGGGTTAGTAAAACACATCGACCAATTCCTCGCCGATGACCGGCTCCGACGAAGCTTCTTGTTCTTCCGATTCCGGTCTTCATTTTCGTGTTCGATTACATCCTCTTCCGTAACCGAAGACAGACTCTGAATCGAACGTACAGTGGGGGATGAACGAAGAAGCGAAGATTGAGTTCTTGTAAGTTTCGCCTGATTCTTTTGGCCGTCCATcggaagagagaaaagaaaaaaaaaaacccaaatacAATATCAGTTCCCAGTATCAAACAGATCTTTCCCCTTTTTCCGTTTTTCCGTTTTCCCGTTTTCTCCGTTCAGTAAGCTCTGTATCTCGAGATTCTTCTAATAAGAAAGGCAGTTTGAGAAGCCGGCGTCAACAACATCTCCGGCGAACGGCGCACGATAATCAGAGAGAATTAATGGCGCAAATTAGGAAAGAAGCTCAACAAAACTCAGAGAAGGTTTTATAAGACTTCACTTCCCTTTGCTTCAAAAAAGGAATAGGGGCGGGCGGGTTTagattaaagggagggag
This genomic window from Benincasa hispida cultivar B227 chromosome 4, ASM972705v1, whole genome shotgun sequence contains:
- the LOC120074995 gene encoding MORN repeat-containing protein 1-like, with the protein product MDGQKNQAKLTRTQSSLLRSSPTVRSIQSLSSVTEEDVIEHENEDRNRKNKKLRRSRSSARNWSMCFTNPVMGLALLACFTLSSISCFCFFFYTRKEEIATSENLLLALVFVAIALFFANKNKGLIQQTVSILKQSWDENARRFGFSSSNAKPVKWFIGSPNPNLETKKKRQIIREGVEFYSNGDFYEGEFHKGKSNGSGVYNYFANGRYEGDWIDGRYDGYGIESWARGSRYRGQYRQGLRHGFGVYRFYTGDSYAGEWYNGQSHGIGIQTCSDGSCYVGEFKHGAKHGLGCYHFRNGDRYAGEYFGDKIHGFGVYHFANGHCYEGSWHEGQKQGFGMYTFRNIESRCGEWDAGHLKNPLPPLTDLVLGAVQAARKTAENAIKIEPVDDEVNKAVVAANRAANAARVAAVKAVQNRMKGEFCDIGV